The following are encoded in a window of Sphingobium sp. AP49 genomic DNA:
- a CDS encoding amidohydrolase family protein — protein MIWGKAAALAACSMAALVAVSAPAVMAKDVVVHAGRMIDGTGAAAREKVSILIHDDRITAIQSGFVTPTGAEVIDLSAKTVLPGLIDTHDHITAGWHSGDPIRNAVTRSAYEDAIEATGFVRNTLLAGFTSVRDCGADTQVIVALKKSIDGAVIPGPRLWVAGTPLGPTGGHGDAVNGLRVEFADIPHISDNVIDSPEAARIAVRRLKREGADLIKIMPSGGVMSIGDDPKHQLMTDEEIKAVIDTAHSLGMKVAAHAHGKEAIDHTIALGVDSIEHGSYADAGSYKIFKQYGAYLVPTMLVGERVYQRAREHPEQLNPSTAEKALVIGPLLQKNLRDAYAAGVKIAFGTDTFGLSDHGENAQEFALMVRAGMPAMEAIKAATANAADLLGSADVGTLQAGRYADLIAVDGDPLADVRQLEKVGFVMKGGAVVKADGKPMI, from the coding sequence ATGATCTGGGGGAAGGCAGCGGCGCTGGCCGCATGCAGCATGGCGGCGCTGGTCGCGGTGTCGGCGCCGGCCGTAATGGCCAAGGATGTCGTGGTCCATGCCGGACGGATGATCGACGGCACCGGCGCCGCCGCGCGCGAGAAAGTGTCGATCCTGATCCATGACGATCGCATCACCGCGATCCAGTCCGGCTTCGTCACGCCCACCGGCGCGGAGGTGATCGACCTGTCGGCCAAGACCGTGCTGCCCGGCCTGATCGATACCCATGACCATATCACCGCCGGCTGGCACAGCGGCGACCCGATCCGCAACGCGGTGACGCGCAGCGCCTATGAGGATGCGATCGAGGCGACCGGCTTCGTGCGCAATACGCTGCTCGCCGGCTTCACCTCGGTCCGTGACTGCGGCGCCGATACCCAGGTGATCGTCGCGCTCAAGAAATCGATCGACGGCGCCGTCATCCCCGGCCCGCGCCTGTGGGTGGCAGGCACGCCGCTCGGCCCGACCGGCGGCCATGGCGACGCGGTCAACGGCCTGCGCGTCGAATTTGCCGACATTCCCCACATCAGCGACAATGTGATCGACAGCCCGGAAGCCGCCCGCATCGCCGTGCGCCGGCTGAAGCGCGAGGGCGCGGACCTTATCAAGATCATGCCCTCGGGCGGGGTCATGTCGATCGGCGATGATCCCAAGCATCAGTTGATGACCGACGAGGAGATCAAGGCGGTGATCGACACCGCCCATAGCCTGGGCATGAAGGTCGCGGCCCATGCCCATGGCAAGGAGGCGATCGACCACACGATAGCGCTGGGCGTCGATTCGATCGAGCATGGCTCCTATGCCGACGCCGGCAGCTACAAGATCTTCAAGCAATATGGCGCCTATCTGGTGCCGACCATGCTGGTGGGCGAGCGCGTCTATCAGCGCGCCAGGGAACATCCCGAACAGCTCAATCCCTCGACCGCCGAAAAGGCATTGGTGATCGGCCCGCTGCTACAGAAGAATCTGCGCGATGCCTATGCCGCCGGGGTCAAGATCGCCTTCGGCACCGACACGTTCGGCCTGTCCGACCATGGCGAAAATGCCCAGGAATTCGCGCTGATGGTGCGCGCGGGCATGCCGGCGATGGAGGCGATCAAGGCCGCCACCGCCAATGCCGCCGACCTGTTGGGCAGCGCCGATGTCGGCACGTTGCAGGCCGGCCGCTATGCCGACCTGATCGCGGTCGATGGTGACCCGCTGGCCGATGTCCGCCAGCTCGAAAAGGTCGGCTTCGTGATGAAGGGCGGCGCCGTGGTCAAGGCCGACGGCAAGCCGATGATCTGA